The following coding sequences lie in one Pseudoxanthomonas sp. SE1 genomic window:
- the ccmB gene encoding heme exporter protein CcmB — translation MSTAPSLLQTARALVVRDVQLLWRRRGDALQPALFALLVVVLFALGLGTAPLVLSKVAPAVVWVAVLLAGLLSLDTLFRGDAEDGSLEQWILAPVPLAWLVLVRVLTHWATTALPLVLATPLLGEMLHLPHSQLPMLLATLALGTPLLSLLGAVVAALTVGMRRSGILVALLALPLYVPVLVFGAGAVAASAQGLDASGALLWLGAGLLLSLLLAPVAAAAAIRIALT, via the coding sequence ATGAGCACCGCGCCGTCCCTGCTGCAGACCGCCCGCGCGCTGGTCGTCCGCGACGTGCAACTGCTGTGGCGCCGCCGTGGCGATGCACTGCAGCCGGCATTGTTCGCGCTGCTGGTGGTGGTGCTGTTCGCCCTCGGCCTGGGCACCGCGCCCCTGGTGCTGTCGAAGGTCGCGCCCGCCGTGGTGTGGGTGGCCGTGCTGCTGGCGGGCCTGCTGTCGCTGGACACCCTGTTCCGTGGCGACGCCGAGGACGGCTCGCTCGAACAATGGATCCTCGCACCGGTACCGCTGGCCTGGCTGGTGCTGGTGCGCGTGCTGACCCACTGGGCGACCACCGCCCTGCCACTGGTGCTGGCCACGCCGCTGCTGGGCGAGATGCTGCACCTGCCGCACAGCCAACTGCCGATGCTGCTCGCCACGCTCGCGCTGGGCACGCCGCTGCTTAGCCTGCTGGGCGCGGTGGTCGCGGCGCTGACGGTCGGCATGAGGCGCTCTGGTATCCTTGTGGCCCTGCTGGCGTTGCCGCTGTACGTACCCGTGCTGGTGTTCGGTGCGGGCGCCGTCGCCGCCAGCGCACAAGGGCTGGATGCCTCCGGCGCCCTCCTCTGGCTGGGCGCCGGTCTGCTGCTTTCGCTGCTGCTGGCGCCCGTGGCCGCCGCCGCGGCGATCCGCATCGCCCTGACCTGA
- a CDS encoding cytochrome c-type biogenesis protein, translating into MLALLLALCALPAFAQASDPTPLQFNDATEEARFHKLTAELRCVMCQNQSLADSNAQIAHDLRREVLDLMRQGKDDAQVKQFLVERYGEFVLYKPEVAPGTYILWFGPLLLLLAGGVWVGRIVAKRAKQPAPTTDDDNQEW; encoded by the coding sequence GTGTTAGCGCTGCTGCTGGCGCTCTGCGCGCTGCCCGCCTTCGCGCAGGCCAGCGACCCCACCCCGCTGCAGTTCAACGACGCCACCGAGGAAGCCCGCTTCCACAAACTCACCGCCGAACTGCGCTGCGTGATGTGCCAGAACCAGTCGCTGGCCGATTCCAATGCGCAGATCGCGCACGACCTGCGGCGTGAAGTGCTGGACCTGATGCGCCAGGGCAAGGACGACGCGCAGGTGAAGCAGTTCCTGGTCGAACGCTACGGCGAGTTCGTGCTGTACAAACCCGAGGTCGCACCCGGCACGTACATCCTGTGGTTCGGCCCCCTGCTGCTGTTGCTGGCCGGCGGTGTCTGGGTCGGCCGGATCGTCGCCAAGCGCGCGAAGCAACCCGCGCCGACCACCGACGACGACAATCAGGAGTGGTGA
- a CDS encoding homoserine O-acetyltransferase yields MTEFIPPGTRFHPLPSPFLMKRGGALHGARMAYETWGSLNERRDNAVLIVTGLSPDAHAARNPGNEAEGWWEAMLGPGKPIDTDRWFVVCVNSLGSCKGSTGPASVNPDTGGLYRLDFPELSVEDGANAAFDVVRRLGIEQLACIIGNSMGGMTALAYLLLHPGAARTHINISGSAQALPFSIAIRSLQREAIRLDPQWNHGQYDDETYPESGMRMARKLGVITYRSALEWDGRFGRVRLESDRPDEDPFGLEFQVESYLEGHARRFVRRFDPNCYLYLSRSMDWFDLAEYAGEDRADGDVMKGLAKIRVQRALAIGAATDILFPLQQQQQIAEGLAAGGAQAEFLPLESPQGHDAFLVDFERFGPAVAGFLAGV; encoded by the coding sequence ATGACCGAATTCATCCCCCCCGGCACCCGCTTCCATCCCCTGCCCTCGCCGTTCCTCATGAAGCGCGGCGGTGCGCTGCACGGCGCACGGATGGCGTATGAAACCTGGGGCAGCTTGAACGAGCGCCGCGACAACGCGGTGCTGATCGTCACCGGGCTGTCGCCGGATGCGCATGCGGCGCGCAATCCGGGCAACGAAGCGGAGGGCTGGTGGGAAGCGATGCTCGGCCCCGGCAAGCCGATCGACACCGACCGCTGGTTCGTGGTCTGCGTGAACTCGTTGGGTAGTTGCAAGGGCTCGACGGGCCCGGCCTCGGTGAATCCGGATACGGGTGGCCTCTACCGCCTCGATTTCCCCGAATTGTCGGTGGAAGACGGCGCCAACGCGGCCTTCGACGTGGTGCGCAGGCTGGGCATCGAGCAGTTGGCCTGCATCATCGGCAACTCGATGGGCGGGATGACGGCGCTGGCCTACCTGCTGTTGCACCCGGGCGCGGCGCGCACGCACATCAACATCTCCGGCAGTGCGCAGGCGCTGCCGTTCTCCATCGCGATCCGCTCGCTGCAGCGCGAGGCGATCCGGTTGGATCCGCAATGGAACCACGGCCAGTACGACGATGAGACGTATCCGGAATCCGGCATGCGCATGGCGCGCAAGCTGGGCGTGATCACCTACCGTTCGGCGCTGGAGTGGGATGGCCGCTTCGGTCGCGTGCGGTTGGAGTCGGACCGTCCGGACGAGGATCCGTTCGGCCTGGAGTTCCAGGTGGAGAGTTATCTGGAAGGCCATGCGCGCCGGTTCGTGCGCCGCTTCGATCCCAATTGCTATCTCTATCTCAGCCGGTCGATGGACTGGTTCGATCTGGCGGAATACGCCGGTGAGGACCGCGCGGACGGCGACGTGATGAAGGGGCTGGCCAAGATCCGCGTGCAGCGTGCGCTGGCGATCGGGGCGGCCACCGACATCCTGTTCCCGCTGCAACAGCAGCAGCAGATCGCCGAGGGGCTCGCGGCCGGTGGGGCGCAGGCGGAGTTCCTGCCGCTGGAATCGCCACAGGGGCATGATGCCTTCCTGGTGGATTTCGAGCGGTTCGGGCCGGCAGTGGCAGGGTTTCTGGCAGGGGTATGA
- the ccmA gene encoding heme ABC exporter ATP-binding protein CcmA, which translates to MTDAASRHPPLLAARALAFSRNDEPVFGPLDFAVDAGEALLVQGGNGVGKTTLLRVLAGLLRADAGQIDIDGQPAGPSRRAHAMAYLGHLPALKADLNTLENLNFLCGLHGRRARQMPGNALAMVGLAGYEDALARQLSAGQKKRLSLARLWLSPSPLWLLDEPYANLDLEGINLVNRMISAHLRDGGAALVTTHGAYAAPPVQTRMLVMERPA; encoded by the coding sequence ATGACCGACGCCGCTTCCCGCCACCCGCCGTTGCTGGCCGCCCGCGCCTTGGCGTTCTCGCGCAATGACGAGCCGGTCTTCGGGCCGCTGGATTTCGCCGTGGACGCGGGCGAGGCGCTGCTGGTGCAGGGCGGCAACGGCGTTGGCAAGACCACGCTGCTGCGCGTGCTGGCTGGCCTGCTGCGGGCCGATGCCGGCCAGATCGACATCGACGGACAGCCCGCCGGACCGTCGCGCCGGGCGCATGCGATGGCCTACCTCGGCCACCTGCCCGCACTGAAGGCCGACCTGAACACACTGGAAAACCTCAACTTCCTCTGCGGCCTGCATGGCCGCCGCGCCCGCCAGATGCCCGGCAACGCGCTGGCGATGGTCGGCCTGGCCGGGTACGAGGACGCCCTCGCCCGCCAGCTCTCCGCGGGGCAAAAGAAGCGGCTCTCGCTCGCCCGCCTGTGGCTGTCGCCGTCGCCGCTGTGGCTGCTGGACGAGCCCTACGCCAACCTCGATCTGGAAGGCATCAACCTGGTGAACCGGATGATCTCGGCCCATCTGCGCGATGGCGGTGCCGCCCTGGTCACCACCCACGGCGCCTACGCCGCGCCACCGGTGCAGACGCGGATGCTGGTGATGGAGCGCCCGGCATGA
- the arr gene encoding NAD(+)--rifampin ADP-ribosyltransferase has product MRDTEIYYHGTKAKLAPGDLIVAGYTSNFGERRIARYVYLTAMLEAATWGAELAVGEGHGHIYIVEPTGPFEDDPNLTNQRFPGNPTRSYRTRDPLRVVAEVKGWIGHTPEQLTTMRDRLAELDRQGVEAIED; this is encoded by the coding sequence ATGCGCGATACCGAGATCTACTACCACGGCACCAAGGCGAAACTGGCTCCCGGCGACCTGATCGTCGCGGGCTACACCTCCAACTTCGGCGAGCGCCGCATCGCCAGGTACGTCTACCTCACCGCCATGCTGGAAGCGGCCACCTGGGGCGCGGAACTCGCTGTCGGCGAAGGCCACGGGCACATCTACATTGTCGAACCGACCGGCCCGTTCGAGGACGATCCCAACCTCACCAACCAGCGCTTCCCGGGCAATCCAACCCGGTCGTATCGGACGCGCGATCCACTGCGCGTGGTCGCCGAAGTGAAGGGCTGGATCGGTCACACGCCCGAGCAACTCACCACCATGCGCGATCGCCTGGCGGAACTGGATCGACAGGGCGTGGAAGCCATCGAGGACTGA
- a CDS encoding YciI family protein: MKYLISFPSAAMVVSGDELEAAGRESRAVIEQAKVAGVYVFGGGIDESVSPMLVSGDGAVAEGGYPWAPPLNGGFTVLELPSREEAIAWAARIAKACRCDQELRVFMFDPAS; this comes from the coding sequence ATGAAGTATCTGATTTCCTTTCCCAGCGCTGCGATGGTCGTATCCGGCGACGAACTTGAAGCAGCGGGTCGCGAGTCGCGCGCGGTGATCGAGCAGGCGAAAGTCGCGGGGGTGTACGTCTTCGGTGGAGGCATCGACGAGAGTGTGTCGCCGATGCTCGTGTCGGGCGATGGCGCTGTCGCCGAGGGCGGATACCCGTGGGCGCCGCCGCTCAACGGCGGTTTCACCGTACTCGAACTGCCATCCCGCGAGGAGGCCATCGCCTGGGCGGCGCGCATCGCGAAGGCGTGTCGCTGCGATCAGGAACTGCGGGTGTTCATGTTCGATCCGGCGTCGTGA
- a CDS encoding cysteine dioxygenase family protein: MTLDFPGADKLIASLDAAVALGDDRAVTDALRKSLCELICDEDVHLPSCVLEPISDHYARRELYTSPEHGYSVIAMTWGPGQGTKIHDHSGMWCVEGVWRGRLEITQYELAEHDDVRYRFVPAGTIEAGTGSAGSLIPPHEYHTIRNPSDKAVAVSLHVYQRTMVRCGIFTPEEEAGTDGWQRRGERLLGTDQVN, encoded by the coding sequence ATGACCCTCGATTTCCCCGGCGCCGACAAGCTGATCGCGTCGCTGGACGCCGCCGTCGCCCTTGGCGACGACCGTGCCGTCACCGATGCGCTGCGCAAGTCGCTGTGCGAACTGATCTGCGACGAGGACGTGCATCTGCCGTCCTGCGTGCTGGAGCCGATCTCCGACCATTACGCGCGCCGCGAGCTGTACACCAGTCCGGAGCACGGCTACAGCGTGATCGCGATGACGTGGGGGCCGGGCCAGGGCACCAAGATCCACGATCATTCGGGGATGTGGTGTGTGGAAGGGGTGTGGCGCGGGCGGCTGGAGATCACGCAGTACGAGCTGGCGGAGCACGACGATGTGCGCTACCGCTTCGTGCCGGCGGGCACCATCGAGGCCGGCACGGGCTCGGCGGGCAGCCTGATCCCGCCGCACGAGTACCACACCATCCGCAATCCCAGCGACAAGGCCGTTGCGGTCAGTCTGCATGTGTACCAGCGCACGATGGTCCGCTGCGGGATCTTCACGCCGGAGGAAGAGGCCGGCACGGACGGCTGGCAGCGCCGGGGCGAGCGGTTGCTGGGGACGGACCAGGTCAACTGA
- a CDS encoding heme exporter protein CcmD — protein sequence MSYLEYVIGAYAVFAVVLGWDFLAPRLQVRRELRAARQRVARDARRSAAPTDLER from the coding sequence GTGAGCTACCTCGAATACGTCATCGGCGCCTACGCCGTGTTCGCCGTGGTGCTGGGCTGGGACTTCCTCGCCCCGCGCCTGCAGGTGCGCCGCGAACTGCGCGCCGCCCGCCAACGCGTGGCGCGCGACGCACGCCGCAGCGCCGCCCCCACCGACCTGGAACGCTGA
- a CDS encoding DsbE family thiol:disulfide interchange protein, with amino-acid sequence MGLLYYGVSQSDRAGRDALPSPLIGKPAPAFDLPLLHDPAKRVTNADLAGQPYVMNVWGSWCPECRVEHPILTQFALTKRVRFIGYNLKDEREDALRWLEQFGNPYMMVIADIEGRTAIDWGIYGAPETFLVDGNGVIRWKHVGAIDQAIIDHQLIPALEKIEAGR; translated from the coding sequence ATGGGCCTGCTGTACTACGGCGTGTCGCAGTCCGACCGTGCCGGCCGCGACGCGCTGCCGTCGCCGCTGATCGGCAAGCCCGCGCCCGCGTTCGACCTTCCGCTGCTGCACGACCCCGCCAAGCGCGTCACCAACGCCGACCTGGCCGGCCAGCCCTACGTGATGAACGTGTGGGGCAGCTGGTGCCCCGAATGTCGCGTCGAACACCCCATCCTCACGCAATTCGCGCTGACCAAGCGCGTGCGCTTCATCGGCTACAACCTCAAGGACGAACGCGAGGATGCGCTGCGCTGGCTGGAGCAGTTCGGCAACCCGTACATGATGGTCATCGCCGACATCGAGGGCCGCACGGCGATCGACTGGGGCATCTACGGCGCGCCGGAAACCTTCCTCGTCGACGGCAACGGCGTGATCCGCTGGAAGCACGTCGGCGCCATCGATCAGGCCATCATCGACCACCAGCTGATCCCGGCGCTGGAAAAGATCGAAGCCGGCCGATGA
- a CDS encoding VOC family protein, which yields MSQGIGVVGLYVRDQDEALAFYVDKVGFRVHTDARNGDYRWLTVQHPDQPSVQLGLFKAQAPVLDDATAQAVNAIVAKGAMPPLVLNVDDCRAEYERMRANGVEFTQAPEARYGNVDANFRDPSGNGWKMIESRRAAH from the coding sequence ATGAGTCAGGGTATCGGGGTGGTCGGTCTGTATGTCCGCGATCAGGACGAAGCACTGGCGTTCTATGTCGACAAGGTCGGGTTCCGCGTGCATACCGATGCGCGCAACGGCGACTACCGCTGGCTGACCGTGCAGCATCCGGACCAGCCGTCCGTGCAGCTCGGTCTGTTCAAGGCACAGGCGCCGGTGCTGGACGACGCCACCGCACAGGCGGTCAACGCGATCGTCGCCAAGGGCGCCATGCCACCGCTGGTGCTCAACGTGGACGATTGCCGCGCCGAGTACGAGCGCATGCGCGCCAACGGCGTGGAGTTCACCCAGGCGCCGGAAGCGCGCTACGGCAACGTCGATGCCAACTTCCGCGACCCCTCGGGGAACGGCTGGAAGATGATCGAGTCCCGGCGCGCGGCGCACTGA
- a CDS encoding endonuclease/exonuclease/phosphatase family protein, with translation MPGQGSIGWALDLFSHWQPLYGAAWLIACLLGAVRDRRWLLGLPLLALPWLTASPVAPHSQESPDLVVAVANVNIRQQDPAALLDWLRRKPANLVVLTELSPNYAAALAERQYGGFAHYALHPLASPPGLGVLSDHPLHNVRVLPDRLGALRMEADIDIDGHIVHFIAAHPKPPMATRKYQARDGLLRELALAATARPTIVAGDLNATPWSSALLGSDLRSLRRVSGWAPTYPSETGGWFGIGIDHVLVSSEFAGTDAERGPDIGSDHLPVRVGVHWQGE, from the coding sequence ATGCCTGGCCAAGGATCCATCGGCTGGGCGCTGGACCTTTTCTCGCACTGGCAGCCGCTCTATGGCGCCGCCTGGCTAATCGCCTGCCTGCTCGGCGCCGTACGCGACAGGCGCTGGCTGCTCGGCCTGCCACTGCTGGCCCTGCCATGGCTCACCGCCAGTCCCGTCGCGCCGCACTCGCAGGAATCGCCGGATCTCGTGGTGGCGGTCGCCAACGTCAACATCCGCCAGCAAGACCCCGCCGCACTGCTCGACTGGCTGCGTCGGAAGCCGGCCAACCTCGTGGTGCTGACCGAACTGTCGCCGAACTACGCTGCCGCGCTGGCCGAACGGCAGTACGGCGGCTTCGCACACTACGCGCTGCATCCGCTCGCATCGCCGCCCGGCCTGGGCGTGCTCTCGGACCATCCACTGCACAACGTGCGTGTGCTGCCCGACCGACTGGGCGCACTGCGGATGGAGGCGGATATCGACATCGACGGCCATATCGTCCATTTCATCGCCGCACACCCGAAACCACCGATGGCCACGCGCAAGTATCAGGCACGCGATGGCCTGCTGCGCGAACTCGCCTTGGCGGCAACCGCCCGACCGACCATCGTCGCCGGCGACCTCAATGCCACGCCGTGGTCCAGTGCGTTGCTCGGCAGCGACCTGCGCTCCCTGCGTCGCGTTTCAGGATGGGCACCTACCTATCCCAGCGAGACCGGCGGCTGGTTCGGCATCGGCATCGATCACGTGCTTGTCTCGTCCGAGTTTGCCGGCACGGACGCGGAACGCGGCCCCGACATCGGTTCGGACCACCTGCCAGTCCGTGTCGGCGTGCACTGGCAGGGCGAATAG
- a CDS encoding tetratricopeptide repeat protein: MTTFVILSIVLSAAVLLAVLWPLWRDARGLVLGGVAALGIATFALYRVVGTPAALSPQATAAMPTTLDDAVTQLEAELAKQPNEPEGWRLLGKSYAALQRYDDALKAFERAVQLLPTDADLLVEAAQARLFNNAERKLDAQAMALLDKAIAINPDHQRALWFVGLAQRQEGKHAEAAKTWEPLLAKVDPNTAATLRTQINEARTDAGLPPLADTAPAPVADATPALLTVTVGLAPALKDKLAPGDTLFVFARQVGGPPMPVAAKRLPVDTFPVTVPLGDGDSPMPTLKLSQLPQVQLVARIAKGNGPAAQTGDLEAAAVTAEVKAGNTYTLTIDRVVP; encoded by the coding sequence ATGACCACGTTCGTGATCCTCTCCATCGTGCTCTCCGCCGCCGTACTGCTGGCGGTGCTGTGGCCGCTGTGGCGCGACGCGCGCGGGCTGGTGCTGGGCGGCGTCGCCGCACTCGGCATCGCCACGTTCGCGCTGTACCGCGTGGTGGGCACGCCTGCCGCGCTGTCGCCGCAGGCCACCGCCGCAATGCCCACGACGCTGGACGATGCCGTGACCCAGCTCGAAGCCGAGCTCGCGAAGCAGCCCAACGAGCCGGAAGGCTGGCGCCTGCTGGGCAAGTCCTACGCCGCGCTGCAACGTTACGACGATGCGCTGAAAGCCTTCGAGCGCGCCGTGCAACTGCTGCCGACCGACGCCGACCTGCTGGTCGAAGCCGCGCAGGCACGGCTGTTCAACAACGCCGAACGCAAGCTCGACGCGCAGGCGATGGCGTTGCTGGACAAGGCCATCGCCATCAATCCCGATCATCAGCGGGCGCTGTGGTTCGTCGGCCTGGCGCAGCGACAGGAAGGCAAGCATGCGGAAGCGGCGAAGACCTGGGAGCCGCTGCTGGCCAAGGTCGACCCGAACACCGCCGCCACCCTGCGCACGCAGATCAACGAAGCCCGTACCGACGCCGGCCTGCCGCCACTGGCGGACACGGCGCCGGCACCCGTCGCCGACGCCACACCTGCACTGCTCACGGTCACGGTCGGTCTGGCGCCGGCCCTGAAGGACAAGCTGGCGCCGGGCGACACGCTGTTCGTGTTCGCCCGCCAGGTGGGTGGCCCGCCGATGCCGGTCGCCGCCAAACGCCTGCCGGTGGACACCTTCCCGGTAACCGTGCCGCTCGGCGACGGCGACAGCCCCATGCCCACGCTGAAGCTCTCGCAGCTACCGCAGGTGCAGCTGGTCGCCCGCATCGCCAAGGGCAATGGTCCTGCTGCGCAGACCGGCGACCTGGAAGCCGCTGCCGTCACCGCCGAGGTCAAGGCCGGCAACACCTACACGCTGACGATCGACCGCGTGGTGCCGTAA
- a CDS encoding heme ABC transporter permease: protein MNPLVRWFHQLGSPPYFDRFAARWTPWCYLAAIVLLGLGLWQALFVVPADYQQGDSFRILYIHVPSAWMSMFVFGLMAFYAAIALVWRIKLCEILAMACAPTGAAFTVITLATGSIWGKPMWGTWWDWDPRLTTELILLFLYLGVMGLYGAIDDRRNAARAAGLLAIVGVAILPVIRYSVVWWNSLHQGQTIRVFGESSMDDSMILPLVLMVVATKFWFAGSLLARARADNLRREAGKDWVAKLAASKGAAP, encoded by the coding sequence ATGAATCCCCTCGTCCGCTGGTTCCACCAACTCGGTTCGCCCCCGTACTTCGACCGCTTCGCGGCGCGCTGGACGCCGTGGTGCTATCTGGCGGCGATCGTGCTGCTCGGCCTGGGCCTGTGGCAGGCGCTGTTCGTGGTGCCGGCCGACTACCAGCAGGGCGACAGCTTCCGCATCCTCTACATCCACGTGCCCAGCGCGTGGATGAGCATGTTCGTGTTCGGCCTGATGGCCTTCTACGCCGCCATCGCACTCGTCTGGCGCATCAAGCTGTGCGAGATCCTGGCGATGGCGTGCGCGCCCACCGGCGCCGCGTTCACCGTCATCACGCTGGCCACCGGCAGCATCTGGGGCAAGCCGATGTGGGGCACCTGGTGGGACTGGGACCCGCGCCTGACCACCGAATTGATCCTGCTGTTCCTCTACCTGGGCGTGATGGGCCTGTACGGCGCCATCGACGACCGCCGCAACGCCGCGCGCGCGGCCGGCCTGCTGGCCATCGTCGGCGTGGCGATCCTGCCGGTGATCCGCTACTCGGTGGTGTGGTGGAACTCGCTGCACCAGGGCCAGACCATCCGCGTGTTCGGCGAATCCAGCATGGACGACAGCATGATCCTGCCGTTGGTGCTGATGGTGGTCGCGACGAAATTCTGGTTCGCCGGCTCGCTGCTGGCGCGCGCCCGCGCCGACAACCTGCGCCGCGAAGCCGGCAAGGACTGGGTGGCGAAACTCGCCGCCAGCAAGGGAGCCGCGCCGTGA
- a CDS encoding heme lyase CcmF/NrfE family subunit has translation MLPELGQIALILALLVAILQSVLPLAGAHRNKSAWMDVARPAAYAQLWLVMLAFIALTVAFVQQDFSVKYVADNSNSLLPMVYRYTAVWGSHEGSLLLWALVLAIWTGAVALFSRRLPDVVIARVLGVMGVVAIGFLAFLIFTSNPFIRLLPSPGEGRDLNPLLQDPGMIIHPPLLYVGYVGFVVPFAFAIAALLDGRVDARWLRWTRPWTNVAWGFLTLGIALGSWWAYYELGWGGWWFWDPVENASFMPWLVGAALIHSQAVTEKRGAFRGWTLLLAISAFSLSLLGTFLVRSGVITSVHAFAADPTRGVFILIFLGIVIGSSLLLYAWRAPQLADDASEKSYFAVNARETLLLANNLLLTAACAMILLGTLYPLIADALDLGKISVGPPYFSLLFIVLMAPLVALVPFGPLTKWQRDKASRLGAMLLPWALLSIVLAVLAYFVAPQGKLKAAAGILGAAWVGLGTLRFVWSRLRANGRFTPEMLGMTLAHTGIAVFLVGALLVEALNVQRELAVKPGQTVEVGRWGFHFQGVDETQGPNYLSDRGHVQVLRDGKPVVLLHPEKRAYASGGQVMTEAGIKPGVLGDVYVAIGEPLGNDAWALRVHIKPFVRWIWLGAALMALGGFVTAADRRFRNHRSSEARPA, from the coding sequence ATGCTCCCTGAACTCGGACAAATCGCGCTGATCCTGGCGCTGCTGGTCGCGATCCTGCAGTCGGTGCTGCCGCTGGCCGGCGCGCATCGCAACAAATCCGCGTGGATGGACGTGGCGCGCCCGGCCGCCTACGCGCAGCTGTGGCTGGTGATGCTGGCCTTCATCGCGCTGACGGTCGCGTTCGTGCAGCAGGACTTCTCGGTCAAGTACGTGGCCGACAATTCCAATTCCCTGCTGCCCATGGTCTACCGCTACACCGCGGTGTGGGGCTCGCACGAAGGCTCACTGCTGCTGTGGGCGCTGGTGCTGGCGATCTGGACCGGCGCCGTGGCGCTGTTCTCGCGACGACTGCCGGACGTCGTGATCGCACGCGTGCTGGGCGTGATGGGCGTAGTCGCCATCGGCTTCCTCGCCTTCCTGATCTTCACGTCCAACCCCTTCATCCGCCTGTTGCCATCACCGGGCGAAGGCCGCGACCTCAACCCGCTGCTGCAGGACCCGGGGATGATCATCCATCCGCCGCTGCTCTACGTGGGCTACGTCGGTTTCGTGGTGCCGTTCGCGTTCGCCATCGCCGCATTGCTCGACGGCCGCGTGGATGCGCGCTGGCTGCGCTGGACGCGGCCGTGGACCAACGTCGCCTGGGGCTTCCTGACGCTGGGCATCGCGCTGGGCAGCTGGTGGGCGTATTACGAGCTCGGCTGGGGCGGCTGGTGGTTCTGGGATCCGGTCGAGAACGCCAGCTTCATGCCGTGGCTGGTCGGCGCGGCGCTGATCCATTCGCAGGCGGTCACCGAGAAGCGCGGCGCGTTCCGCGGCTGGACGCTGCTGCTCGCCATCTCGGCGTTCTCGCTCTCGCTGCTGGGCACGTTCCTGGTGCGCTCCGGCGTGATCACCAGCGTGCACGCCTTCGCCGCTGATCCCACGCGTGGCGTCTTCATCCTGATCTTCCTCGGCATCGTGATCGGCAGCTCGCTGCTGCTGTATGCGTGGCGCGCGCCGCAACTGGCCGATGACGCATCGGAGAAGTCGTACTTCGCCGTCAACGCGCGCGAGACCCTGCTGCTCGCCAACAACCTGCTGCTGACCGCGGCCTGCGCGATGATCCTGCTGGGTACGCTGTACCCGCTGATCGCCGATGCGCTCGACCTGGGCAAGATCTCGGTCGGCCCGCCCTACTTCAGCCTGCTGTTCATCGTGCTGATGGCACCGCTGGTGGCGCTGGTGCCGTTCGGTCCGCTCACCAAGTGGCAGCGCGACAAGGCCTCCCGCCTGGGCGCGATGCTGCTGCCATGGGCGCTGCTGTCGATCGTGCTGGCTGTTCTCGCCTACTTCGTGGCGCCACAGGGCAAGCTCAAGGCTGCCGCCGGCATCCTGGGTGCCGCCTGGGTCGGCCTGGGCACGCTGCGCTTCGTCTGGTCGCGCCTGCGCGCGAACGGCCGCTTCACTCCGGAGATGCTCGGCATGACGCTGGCGCATACCGGCATCGCGGTGTTCCTGGTCGGTGCGTTGCTGGTGGAAGCGCTGAACGTGCAGCGCGAACTTGCAGTGAAACCCGGCCAGACCGTCGAAGTAGGCCGCTGGGGATTCCATTTCCAGGGCGTGGACGAAACCCAGGGCCCCAACTACCTGTCCGACCGTGGCCACGTGCAGGTGCTGCGCGATGGCAAGCCGGTGGTGCTGCTGCATCCGGAAAAGCGCGCCTACGCCAGCGGTGGCCAGGTGATGACCGAAGCCGGCATCAAGCCCGGCGTGCTGGGCGATGTCTACGTCGCCATCGGCGAGCCGCTCGGCAACGATGCCTGGGCGTTGCGCGTGCACATCAAACCCTTCGTCCGCTGGATCTGGCTCGGCGCCGCCCTGATGGCCCTCGGCGGCTTCGTCACCGCCGCCGACCGCCGGTTCCGCAACCACCGCAGCTCCGAGGCGCGACCCGCATGA
- the ccmE gene encoding cytochrome c maturation protein CcmE, whose protein sequence is MNPVRRRRLLFVLLAVVVAGIATTLIAMALQRNVAYLYTPAEVLRGEAGESRFRLGGMVEKGSFKREPGSLVSQFGVTDGDAQLTVRYDKILPDLFREGQAVVATGSMQDGVFVATDVLAKHDEAYMPKEVADKMGKAHQKHDVPAAPAGAPN, encoded by the coding sequence ATGAACCCCGTCCGCCGCCGCCGCCTGCTGTTCGTGCTGCTTGCCGTCGTGGTGGCCGGCATCGCCACCACGCTGATCGCGATGGCCCTGCAACGCAACGTGGCCTACCTGTACACCCCGGCCGAAGTGCTGCGCGGCGAAGCCGGCGAATCGCGCTTCCGCCTGGGCGGCATGGTCGAGAAAGGCTCGTTCAAGCGCGAACCCGGCTCGCTGGTCTCGCAGTTCGGCGTCACTGACGGCGATGCGCAGCTGACGGTGCGCTACGACAAGATCCTGCCCGACCTGTTCCGCGAGGGGCAGGCGGTGGTCGCCACCGGTTCGATGCAGGACGGTGTGTTCGTCGCCACCGACGTGCTGGCCAAGCACGACGAGGCCTACATGCCGAAGGAAGTCGCCGACAAGATGGGCAAGGCGCACCAGAAGCATGACGTGCCGGCCGCGCCTGCCGGGGCGCCGAATTGA